The Erigeron canadensis isolate Cc75 chromosome 4, C_canadensis_v1, whole genome shotgun sequence genome window below encodes:
- the LOC122597705 gene encoding 1-aminocyclopropane-1-carboxylate synthase 7-like, whose translation MAIETVQPSVGLSKIAISETHGENSPYFAGWKAYDENPYHEKHNPSGVIQMGLAENQVSFDLLEDYLEANQEAASWGKRVSGFRENALFQDYHGLLAFRKAMARFMEQVRGGKAKFDHERVVLTAGATAANELLTFILANPGDALLVPTPYYPGFDRDLRWRTGVEIVPIHCESSNNFQITPEALEAAYAYATSMGMKVRGVLITNPSNPLGATIQRKVLEEILEFVTTKNIHLVSDEIYSGSVFHSNEFVSIAEILESRNYKEAERCHIVYSLSKDLGLPGFRVGTVYSYNDQVVTTARRMSSFTLISSQTQFLLASMLSNKEFTEKYIKINRERLRKRYEMMVNGLNKAGIECLKGNAGLFCWMNLSPYLKDATREDELEIWKTIMEEVRLNISPGSSGRCSEPGWFRVCFANMSEETLEVALRRLHEFMDRRRQGMATN comes from the exons ATGGCAATAGAGACTGTTCAACCAAGTGTTGGCTTGTCAAAAATTGCCATTTCCGAAACTCATGGAGAAAACTCTCCATATTTTGCAGGATGGAAAGCTTATGATGAAAATCCATATCATGAAAAACATAACCCTTCTGGTGTCATACAAATGGGCTTGGCTGAAAACCAG GTTTCTTTTGACTTGCTTGAAGACTACTTGGAAGCTAATCAAGAAGCAGCAAGTTGGGGAAAAAGAGTGTCTGGCTTCAGAGAGAATGCTTTGTTTCAAGATTACCATGGGCTTCTAGCTTTTAGAAAG GCAATGGCACGTTTTATGGAACAAGTAAGGGGAGGAAAAGCAAAGTTCGACCACGAAAGAGTTGTTTTAACCGCCGGTGCAACTGCCGCCAACGAGCTTCTAACCTTTATTTTGGCTAATCCTGGCGACGCGTTGCTAGTTCCCACTCCTTACTATCCAGG ATTCGATCGAGATTTGAGATGGAGAACGGGTGTTGAAATCGTCCCAATCCACTGCGAAAGTTCAAATAATTTCCAAATCACTCCTGAAGCCCTAGAAGCAGCATATGCGTATGCAACATCCATGGGCATGAAAGTACGAGGGGTTCTTATAACAAACCCCTCAAATCCGTTGGGTGCAACCATCCAACGGAAAGTTCTAGAAGAGATCTTAGAATTTGTCACGacaaaaaacatacatttagTCTCCGACGAAATCTATTCTGGATCAGTATTCCACTCCAACGAATTCGTTAGTATTGCAGAAATCCTCGAATCAAGAAACTACAAAGAAGCCGAACGTTGTCACATTGTTTATAGCCTTTCAAAAGACCTTGGCCTCCCGGGATTCCGAGTAGGGACGGTGTACTCTTACAACGACCAAGTGGTGACAACCGCTAGGCGAATGTCAAGTTTCACCCTAATCTCATCACAAACACAGTTTCTATTAGCATCCATGTTATCAAACAAGGAATTTACGGAGAAATACATAAAGATCAATAGAGAAAGGCTAAGGAAACGATATGAAATGATGGTTAACGGGTTAAACAAGGCAGGGATCGAGTGTTTGAAAGGGAATGCCGGCTTGTTTTGTTGGATGAACTTGAGTCCATACTTGAAAGATGCTACAAGAGAAGACGAACTTGAGATATGGAAGACGATAATGGAGGAGGTTAGGCTCAATATCTCGCCGGGAAGCTCTGGCCGGTGCTCAGAGCCAGGTTGGTTTAGGGTTTGTTTTGCAAATATGAGTGAAGAAACACTTGAAGTGGCACTTAGAAGATTGCATGAGTTTATGGATAGAAGAAGACAAGGCATGGCCACAAACTAA
- the LOC122596074 gene encoding histone acetyltransferase type B catalytic subunit: protein MGTKHQSSDAAVSDTKKRRKVAFSKSDEGVLPNECIKIYFVSKEEEFGSPESFLIEPVDLAPFFEEDGKIYGYQGLKITVWISSISFQAFADISFESTSDAGKGITDLKSSLQNIFADNLVETKDDFLRTFATENNYVKSMISSGKVIQQNLLANSNELVRNLKADSSELEFVRVEGTAMGLLYCRLVPLVLLLVDGSNPIDVTDPDWEIYLLAEKKTDQQDNPVKLLGFAALYRFFHYPDSHRLRLGQILVFPPYQRKGYGGYLLQGLTNMVVSDNVYDLSIEEPLDSLQHVRACIDIPRLLALESIQPALNSTVSRLKEENLAKRTHITRFSPPPDIIEEVRKCLKINKKQFLQCWEILIYIALDPIDKHLDNFKTLVLDRIKADVIGKDTGAGGKRVVEVPTEYDQDASFVMFKTTVDGDEPNEIEMNEDDKIKQEKQLQKLVDERLEAIKLVAQKVSVKSS from the exons ATGGGAACCAAGCACCAATCTTCCGACGCCGCCGTCTCCGATACCAAAAAGCGTCGGAAAGTCGCTTTCTCCAAATCCG ATGAAGGTGTTCTACCTAACGAATGCATCAAAATCTACTTCG TTTCTAAGGAAGAGGAATTTGGCTCTCCTGAAAGTTTCCTAATCGAACCTGTTGATCTCGCTCCTTTCTTTGAAGAAGATGGCAAAATATATGGCTATCAAGGCTTAAAG ATCACTGTCTGGATTAGCAGCATATCATTTCAAGCATTTGCTGATATATCTTTTGAGAGCACATCTGAT GCTGGGAAAGGAATCACCGATTTGAAATCTTCTCTTCAG AATATATTtgccgataatctggttgagaCAAAAGATGACTTCCTCAGAACATTTGCTACAGAGAATAATTATGTTAA ATCTATGATCTCAAGTGGAAAAGTAATTCAACAAAACCTTCTAGCGAATAGCAATGAGTTGGTTAGGAATTTGAAAGCAGATTCTTCTGAGCTTGAG TTTGTTCGTGTCGAGGGCACAGCTATGGGTTTGCTATACTGTAGATTGGTACCActtgttcttcttcttgttgATG GTAGCAATCCCATTGATGTTACTGATCCTGACTGGGAGATCTATCTTCTAGCTGAGAAGAAGACTGATCAGCAGGATAACCCAGTTAAACTTCTTGGGTTTGCTGCTCTTTATCGTTTTTTCCATTACCCTGATAGCCACAGGTTGAGACTTGGTCAG ATATTGGTATTCCCTCCCTACCAACGCAAGGGTTATGGCGGTTATCTCCTTCAAGGACTCACAAACATGGTCGTTTCAGACAACGTGTATGATCTCTCAATTGAAGAGCCACTGGACTCATTGCAACACGTAAGGGCTTGTATCGACATCCCTCGTTTGCTCGCATTGGAATCAATCCAGCCTGCACTAAACTCAACCGTCAGCCGTCTGAAGGAGGAAAACTTAGCCAAAAGAACTCACATTACCCGCTTCAGCCCACCTCCAGACATCATTGAAGAAGTAAGAAAATGTcttaaaatcaacaagaaaCAGTTTCTACAGTGCTGGGAGATTCTAATTTACATAGCTCTTGACCCCATTGATAAACATCTTGATAACTTCAAGACTCTTGTGTTGGATCGTATTAAGGCTGATGTCATTGGTAAAGATACTGGTGCGGGTGGGAAGCGGGTGGTTGAGGTCCCGACAGAATATGATCAAGATGCATCTTTTGTGATGTTTAAAACAACGGTAGATGGTGATGAACCAAACGAGATTGAGATGAACGAGGATGATAAAATCAAACAAGAGAAGCAGCTACAAAAACTAGTTGATGAAAGGCTAGAAGCTATAAAACTGGTTGCACAGAAAGTATCTGTCAAGAGCTCTTGA